gaccattctattgtcaacatgtttttgggacagcggtttagtaacggaggacttaaaaatatgcaggtgactgaaagagaaaacattgattatcaattgatgaatgaattgttaaaggagtgtgtatggggaaaggatggtgatagtgtgaatgaaatgtgggagataatgtatcgtaatataacatattctaaaagtaaatgcgtaaaaaccacaagaatcatgcataagcataagctgaaaccttggtttaccaaggaagtaaaggaaagcttagttgataagaatgttagttataaaagatataaaattattaaggctatggatggaatccaattagaaaaggcttggttagagtataaaagaaagaggaataaatgtgtgaatgttttacgtaatgcgaagagggattggcatgaaagaaatattgatggtgcaaaaaaagatcccacaaaaatgtggcgaataattaaaactttgatttccgggggaaaaaatgtttctttgaatgaattagaagtcgagggagtagtatataatgataaagaggatatggttgaaagattgaatgagttttacatcaatagtgtgaatgatatagttaattcaatacaaacaaggcataatagtgtgaatgatgatattaatttgggtttaaataagtttgaaaggtttaaattagtggaaatggggggattaaatggtgtattgaagggcatgaaatcagtttctagtatggatggattgactctagatattttaatcaacacttgggacatggttggacctcagttactgaaattaataaatgaatcgttagaagtgggatccgtcccggatgcatggaaggtgtctactattgtaccggtaccaaaggttactggcacacataaagccagtgaaatgaggcccatcaatatgttaccaattgttgagaagatgctggaggaaatcgttatgattcaattgaaagagttcattagtataaatgattgtttggttgtggaacagtctggatttagagtgaaacattcaacagaaaccgctatccaattggtggtttctgattggatggagacgatggatgaatctagcatggttgttggagcagtttttctagattttaagcgagcgttcgagacagtagataggaatattttattacaaaaattatataagttaggaataaatggtatagtattaaagtggcttcaatcatacttaaataatagaaggcaaagagtaaaaattgataaggtgttatcctctgaatttgtgacacctcatggagtgccgcaagggtccaaattgggacccttattatttatattatatataaacgatattgttaaggtaattaagatgtgtaaaatacatttgtttgcagatgatacattgatatatataattggaaagaatgttgatgtaatgtctgagattttaaatatagaattaaattatgtgaatgactggttgtgtgaaaataaattaaagttgaatgtgaataaaacaaaaatgatgtggttgaatggtaaaaataaaaatatattgaatgaaattagaattgatgataagttaattgaaaaagttgaaaatataaaatacttatgtgtatacatagattcaggactaaattttaaaatgcacgctgactttataataaaaaaaatggctagaaaagttggtgtattatgtagattaagaaatattttaagtaaaaaaagtaaaattttagtgtttaattcaattgtcttgccacatgtggtttattgtgccactgtgcttaatttgtttagtggccaagatttagaaaaaatgcaaaaaatacagaataaagctatgagagctattttgaatgtgagtagatttaagagtattggaagtatgttagatgaattaggatggatgagtattagaattagtctaaatattagtacattgtcttttgtttataagttagatcataagttattacctaagtattttgatgattatataataaggaatagagataaacatagtttttatactagaaataaggacaaactagttgtaagtagagtaagaaagaataagacggctgggggtgtttttcacaggggtgtgctcatgtataatgccctccctgagtgcgtcaggtctgctaaaaacatggatgcattcctgcgaggtgcgaagagacacctctgtgagggacagtacatataagttaattataaattttagagtgaagtataataattaagatgtatttttaaattagcttgatagctaaaatatatataaataaataaataaataaataaataaaataaatataacttaGAGCTGGTTAAGGTTTTGGTCTGGATtcgttaaccggaagtagtatttttttttaaaacaatgtttcattattttatttttaccttttaaattattttaatctgtttgatatttattgtgtataatactgatagtgattttaagtaataaaaaaaaaattgaacaaaatccgacaaccgaaagtagaaattttgttttgtgcaagtttccatccatttgcgctcaatttgtatcgaaaatgctgtcatagctattagtatttcataaagctaccggtatgtgtgaatgtgtctgtacggttcaatatcgaattttgttttgtgaccttatattcctcaaatacatggataaagtcacatccgaatttttttactacatacatatatgccataTATTCACGTTTTTCTCCAATGGTTTCTCACCGTTTTGTGAAAAGGACAGAATGTAAAATTGAAGTAGGATACATTTTTGGTGGTgtaaatttttgtatgaaaaataatttagaatTAGGTCAGGATTTGTACACAAACCTCCTAACTGGTGCTGAATTGAATTACGCAATGGCTTataagatataataataaaataaaagtatggtAAGGCCAAATTTCTAAAATTGAAAGTGACGTTATATTGTATTGGGagtagtaaaatatatacaaaaacaaaatagattttcaaccgtttaattttttttcatataaaaaaacaatcttaTATGTTTAGTGAAAATTGATTCAGGTAAATATTAATATCATGTCATTACTACCATATGGATAACAATCATTAACAGCTGTTGATATGATTTACAAGATTAATAAAGTGATCTGTCATTAGGAATTGATAACAAAAAGACATAATGTCGCTTTTGTTATCAATCCTTGATCTTAACTAATGACGATCATTATAACTTACAAAGCACGTAAATAAATTAAgtgaatttcttttatttaatttttttaaattattctcaATAAGTGAAAAACAGCATAAGGCTACATTATTGTATATTCAAACTACATttgcctattttttttttgtttgagttttgcaatttattttcaatcattatGCCCACAGATCGGGCTTATTActactatatatttattaaatagttaaatttgaatttataataaatgacGATTTAATTTAGCGGTTGAAACATCAACCTATTGAAATCATTTATACAAACGTGGTTAAATACCACTAAAGCGAAGGATCAAACATTGTATCACCTCAATGACAGTTTCCTATGATTAATCATTGTAATTTGAAGGAATAAATAcaaagaatttatttataaaatactctATAAAGACATTCTTTGGATAGAATATGGGCTTGAActaattacaaatttaaaattaaacaatattttaatatagtgTCATGAGCAATATTGAtgcatcaaaaaataataattgaacccaataaatacaaatatttttcactATTATGTGAGATTACCCCATGTGGCAAGAGCATTAAACAATATCAGTTGCAAAtaatttatgttatatatatatattatacaatggtGCTTGGTGTTGTTTACTTCATACAATGCAatcatgatatatgtacatacatatgtagcatagttaaaattttaagatatatcgaaatgttaaaattattaagtgtattgtttatatgtatgtatgttgaactTTTGCTATttatcattataaaatatatgctggAATGCTATACTTTTAATGATCTTTCAAGctgcattattttcaatctactaaatttttaattatcctTTTCTAATATGATTCTTATCGATTATTCTATAGACATATTGTATAACAGCTTGAATAACCAACGAGGAATGTCATTTTACTTAATCTATACTTTCAGAAATAAATTAAtctcatttaatatataaattaaaatattggctGTTATAAAAAATCAGAAAGGATCATAAATAAACCATTGTCCACAATAAACACGacctttttttgttttgctAGTGTGTTCGATGAATGTTTACCCCGCCTCCCCTcaaccaattttatttttttcttgaaaatctAGTTGTCTTCAAACTTTGCACATGCTACCCGCCGACTTTGATTACAAACAACAGGAGTAAATCAATGAGACAAAAATGAATTTGTTGACTTCCAGAAAATATAGTTAGTAATTAGTctgtattaatttataattaatttcagcAAATCTTAAAAATGTAGAAAAACGAGgttagtatatttttaatgatatacCTACCCATAATTTACCAAAAATATAAGGATAGAAATAAGGATTTATCATATCcggtttatatttttgaattaactattgttttaattaaaaataatacatacatagtcttaATAGAGATATTCTAACTTTTCTCGACTAGTGCTTTCATCGTTGCTCaggtttatataattaaattaatatggagttttaaattaaaaatcattaaaattaatttcatacatattcaaATGTCTCGCAACTTAACTTCTCGGCATAAATTTTTTcttgataatttaaaataaaaatttatgcagcatctacatatgtataatcatattTCTAAATGAATTCAATGATATATTACATAACTTTTATACAGATATAGATATTAATTATGCTCAAAAATTAACTTAATTgacaatttttaattgaatactgctattaaattatatatatacatatatttaagagcAAAACACCTCTGAATTTataccaaaatatttttttatatttaacacgCATATGTATTTGACAATGATATTTCGCTGATGGCAGAGCTGCCAATAAAGTTTTACAAGTAAAATTCAATGTCATCAAAAACACAACCTCCATTATAGTTATAGGACGAgatagataaatataatattaatgaaatcaTTTCAGTTTATATGTCCAAAATCACTACTGTCATTATTCATATTGAATAAAAGATAAGATGTAAacatattacgtacatatacatatataaactgttTAATGCCTTGTCAACTGGTTCTTCCGAGGCGATTGCAATTTCAGATCAAAAGATAAACTGTAATGAGACATCTTAGCGGTTCCATACACATTAATCAATAGCTTTTCATCATTTGAAGCCAAATCTCAGAGTATGTTGGGCAATTTATGTTTGAAACAGACTCTATAAATACACGTATTAAACtgattataatacaatgtgAATGAAAATcctaatatacgtacatagatatctcaagatattattatcacaatttcaatattaaacttTCTGCTTATCACTGCAGAATCATTATAAATCTAATTTAGTAAACGTGATTAAACAAAACCACACAAAAACCACTATTTCTAGACTGTAAAGATGGTAAGTACAATGAGTGCTAtttcacgaaaaaaaattacacaatcaATTGATTTAATAACATTACTACTCTAATGGTAATAGAAAGTGCTCTCAAAGTCATTTGACTATTAAACTacatgataaatatattttaattataataatatacaaaaacaatatttattacgattattgtGAACTAGgtgattctcatttaaatatatttaaattataataatatacaaaaacaatatttattacgattattgtGAATTAGGTGATTCTCATTTAACTGAGTTTTAAATGGCTTGATTAAATAGAATAACGTATAAAAAagtgtatattgaaaaaaattacacatgcaacgacataaaataaatgttttcccTCAGAACATATGTACACTCAGACTAACACTCAATCGAAGGTCAACAATTAttcatgaattattaatttaatcgtTAAGCAGTGAGACTATATAATACACTTTATGTTAAAGTTTATTTATCATGCACTTTAGTTTGATATAATATCGTATAGcatcaaacattaaaataactagctaactgtaaataaataaaaaaaaattaggatTATAAATCTGAAAACataatgaatttttatacacacatttatatgaatatacatgtagtatataaaataaatttggtcGCTTTGCtagaataaaatttacaaatagtCACATATAAAAGatttaaagtaattttattacatgtaaacgtggaataaaatttacaaatggccacaattttaagttttaaagtaATCTTATTACACGTAAACAATTTTTTACACTAAAATACTTGGTCTCAgtgctatttttctttttatacattaaaaaatcgtTAACAATTTCATTGAATAAACTTTTTTCTTAACACTAAATGTACATTAACAATGTCAATTtcgaaaaatgtgattttgtaAGTGCAAAGACGTTTCAAATATCTGCATAACTATTCCGCATGCTCAAGTTTTTTCGAagataaattattatcattagaATGTATTCCAATTGATTTTTTACATGATAGGCAAATGCTCTCGTCTCCCAATATAGGATTCTTTATGAGAGACATATCAGCTTCTAGTGAATGCTTCACTTTGGTAAGACTAAATTTAGTCAAAAAGAAAGTAGCTAGAACACAAAATATTTTGCAAAGCAGAGGGCAAAGTATTCCTTGATGAAAGCATGAAGCCACTCTATACCACTGTCCATCGAATGGATCTTTGATAGCGGGGCATAACATATGGTTGAGATTCACCTGAGCGGGCTGAAATCAAACGAAtacttttataatacaatacatttatatatgtataatcggtctccgtcacgggcccgaatgtgaaacgcccgaaaacgcaaatatcggaaggcaaagatcgaaaatcgaaagatcttaagtcgaaagatcaaaaaaaaaagggtgcatggtaaacggtacatactcacttaatttgcgcgagcaggatacaacaggaacaagaggaacaggcttttcctcccgtattaatgtgcgcgcgtagaatacgggaggaaaagcctgttcctgctcgcgcaaattaagtgagtatataccgtttaccatgcacccttttttttatctttcgacttaagatctttgccttccgatatttgcgttttcgggcgtttcacattcgggcccgtgacggagacccatgtataatatacaaaaataattaaactatcCCTTACAATAGCAAATCCTTGAAGAACAATAAAATGATATAACAAATTGATACTGTAGCTAAAAATCTCCCACGAAAAATCAGTAAGTGGAGCTACATTATAAActcctgaaaacaaaaaaacaaaaatcgtaaacatatttgaaaacattaaaacgttaaatagaaataattaaaaaaaattaccaccaAGACGAAGTAAGTAATACGGTATAACTAACATCATACCATGTTGAATCCAGTATAAAGCCGCTTCCGCACCTATCTAATAATACGTAAAACAAGATTTTATGAAAATGGTATcatgatatgtatgtaagcatatTTCAATTCATAAACAGTAAAAATGTTGTGATAATTTACCAATCTAGAATCAGTCTCTGGAAACATAAAGGCTAAAAGAGGTCCATTgaacaaatttatatgtacacgaAATAAAGCAGTAGCGAGTTTACTCGGAGGAGCAGCTAAAAGAAatatctgaaaataaaaatcaagaaaCATGTAATAaatcttttgaaaataaataataattcataatttcatatgatattaaaatatataaaattgtgcaaattaaatattaaatgtataatcaattgaaaaattaaaatatacattactTGGATTGCTGTAGTAACATGGCAAGGATTCAACACATAAATAACAGTCCGAGATGAAAATTTGAAACCAATTTCCATCCCCCATAGTAAAGTCATTATCACCAATAATAACCGCTTTCCGACTCGATCTTTACGAACGAAGGGTTGAACTTCTGGTATACGTAAATATTTGTAcgattttatctaaaaatataaaatatataaattattatatacaaaataaattactcgAACGTAATTGATCTTAATTAAATATTGATCTTACAGCCAAGGCGAGGCATATACTGACTACAATTATGGTTTCTGTTATTTGACGTGTTGGAGTCAAAAAATATGCACATTCTGGTCCTACGTTCCGAGGAACTGATCTATTGACCCCACCATACGCCCATTCAAACATTGCGATGgatctgaaaaataaataaaatgtcaaaGTAGAATATACCAGTTTCAATTTGAAACTGTTAAGCAGAAAAGGAATCTAAATTGGAGTGCTATTTCTTAAGTCGATTAAATCTAACACGGTTAGAGAGCTAGTGTTTATTCTGCTAAATTCAAGTTGACTGTAAGCTGAAAGTGCCATACCTTCTGGTCATTACAGAATAACGATTTGCATTATTTATCATGCTTAAAATAAGTAGAACTATGTATAACCAATGAATAATTCATTGTTGCGTTAGCAAGTCTTGCAAAAACAATGGAATACGTTATTTTTTAACGATATGCATAATCCTGGTCGACACTACTATGagaataaaagaaaaacaaaaacgcAATATGAGAAAAGTTAAGATAAAGAAGATTAGAACACGGGTTGgtagaaaaaaaatctgtatagaacgtgtttcatattaaaaatcgcCGTTCTTTTATTATTAGGAGACATTCTTAAGATTGGAGATTGAATAATGGTTTGTTATCTTGTTGTGATTGCAGTTCTCATTTGGGATCTACTTGTAGATTCtaaagtagacattataactaAATTGAACAGACAAATAAATTGTTCTATAAAAATGACacgattttatacaaaatacatttttaaataagtatatggaattgaaatgactttttttctactttttatAGCATATCAATGTTTATAGCAAAGTAATGTGTCAAACCTTTGACACCTATcagataaaaatgtaatttgaaaaaaattgtacaactTAAGAATAAATAATCAGTCCAAGCAAATTAGTCCaagttgattttaatttatttgttggtGATGAttacgtatttatattaataaatattataattttttttttcactattaattattctttataaaaaatattccaatcaaagaacaaatatttaatttttaaaacataaattattcattttccaaaaatatacttaCTGAATTTTTTTGACACAATGAGTGAAACCCTATCTATATTCCACATTTCACAGTCATTCAACAATTAACCGTTAAATGGATACAACATAATTGCTCAATAATTTCtgattacatattttcttagaATTGGCAATCAACTTTAGTTTGATGAGCAAAACCTTTAGAATacactaatttttaaaatttgtatacaaagctaccaaataaatatattatgaagGCCTACAAAagcgaataaaaaaatacggcCTTGCCTCGCAAAacctacaaatatatatttccaatcataaaaaaataataaatagatatcTGGATCGGAAAGGATTCATCAACAGCAAACAGGCATGTGAATAGAATCGCAAATCTGAGTAAGGGTATTATGAAACCATTTGGGAAAAGGGTCACTTGACGTCTAACCTGAAAGGAGGAAAAGCGCTGAAAAAAATGCGTAATAATATCCTGGAAGGGTGGAGGCGGCTGGCGAAGAGGCCGTCAGAGTGAGGAGTCGTCAGGGCCGCATCGGTTCGGGACGACCGAGAGACCGGGAAACCGGGAGACCGAGAGACCGAGAGACCGAGAAACCGAGAAACCGAGAAACCGAGACACCGACAGAGACCGAGCACCGAAAGGAACCGGGAACAGGAGTGCCACTCGAGCCGCGACCGACACACGACCGCACGCGCGACGGCCCGCAACTTACTAATCCACTTTGCGTTTGCGGCCACCGCCCCCCCACCACACACTCTGACGTCGCCAATAATCGATCCCCTAAATTTATTATGATTACCACTCAAATTAAACACGCCGCTTTCTACATTCACCTTTCCGATCTTCACGCCGTGTTTATGACGGGTGGTAAATATTTGATAAGCTTCGATCTGACATCCGAccactttttacatacctcttcttagaactttcacttacgattattctATTACGGACtttcgaaaaattaaaaaaaaaactcaccccAAAGTGGAGCACAAAGCGATAGTTGCACTATGCAAATTTAGTTATTTGTCCAATATTGAGAACTAGTGTTGTGACCATTGGTTTCGGAaatgaattgatacacgaattaaaataaagttgtagGAAGTGTTGACcatatcccagcctaacgaaacactgttgtatttgtttgaataatttatttttattatttagtttgggtatacaagtgtataaatatgttgttgaaGCGGGTATGTTCTGAAAGTTCTCTAAGTGACTGGAATCGGCTGAGTTCTGGAGCGGTTCTTCCATGTTGTTGTTGCAGGTTGAGTGTCTGGCTCTGTTGCTGGTCGGCTGCTTCTAGCTGACTGGTTGTTGGTATAGCATGGTCTGCTGCTGGCTGTTGACTGACTATTGAGCCCGCTGTGCGGGTTTATATAGTAGTCCGCTGTATGCGGTTCGTGTGCAAGagatgcgaggaatgtggttcgTTCCGTTTGATTTGTTagggtggaatattctcgaatatgtggcgtcgttccactcgatttagtttttatcgcCCTTTGTTCCAGTGAGTCTGGATGTTTGTTCAATGGGTTACAATATTGTTGTTGTTTGTACAGCTGCactttaatggatgcaggtgctCTTCGACTTCGCGTCGTTCCGCTtgatttgttggggtggaaGTTTCTCGACTCGAGATGacgatgtggcggctcgcttatacgacatggtcgagtttggttgccttcctgcgagtggggaccaacccggctgggttcggagagccgctactcactccgtcttcagctgtcatataataaacacgtgcatcaacatgccagtcgtctcattcgttcatcctccataacgtcaatggttgagcgtgagaaatgtatcctccgtcgcaatagatgtttcgattgcggtgacgagattcctacaaagtTATATGTTTTTAGTACGCGGGacagatgtgttgaccgtgtcccggtttaagaaaacaccgtttgtgtttgtaagaggatcgttcatttttgttcaattgttacaatggttattgtctgtacgaagaggttgagcttcggagaagtgatctggttgaactccagaagttcactctggtgttgggagctgctgcgtcgctttatatacttTCTGGCATGTAGCGTGCCGTGTTCACacgctttgtcttcgtttccaggacacgtgtgttggggacacgtgttgacctattttcgaggcgcgtgcttTATAGCTGTGGGGTCAGCGTGCCACGCGTAAACGACTTTTCAGGACATGTGTCgcggttgcctgatgacatcactgttgggtttcgttcgttatacgatcgagcgatgaactctttcttttggaatggtcgaaggggtcgttgcccttgagttgtGCATgcttgtacaggatcgatgatgagatcactgatttttattcgtaatagcacaagtcatGCTAGATTCCtacatgttatatataaatataatggatGGTAATTTATAGACGCGcgcgcgcacgtaatattaatgtAAACGGTCGCGAACACTGTGCGTATGAGTCGAAATGTGAGTTTGTGCGTTCGCGGCGCGAGTTCACGCCGTTTTTCGCGCGCGAGTGTAGAGCCCGCTTataaagttgagtgcgcgcattacacgctcgccgatccaacccgttcgaaatgatgaatgaatgtgtgtgtcttcgtggacaTGTGTATGTGTCACCCGTCACTAGGCCTGTCGTCGCAAATACCTGTCGTCGCTTGGCCTGACGTCACATAAtgctccacccccccccccccatttccccgcgtctcctctgTGATTGGCTGTGTCTTCACGGTCCGTCACAAACATACTCACATACatcccgtccgtttttatatattgagaATAATAGAGGAGTGGTCATTGCCAAAGGAACTGCTTTCGAAGAATATATAGGAAGGAATTAAAAGTATAGCACGCTAGTGAAAATTACAGGATTATTCAGCGTGCAATAAACTTAAACAACATGAACCATCTCAACATCGCGAACAAGATCAAACCTAACTCGTCGATAGATAGGTGTGGGGGCATGGCCTCAAAAACGATCAATAAAAAGTTATCCAACATGAagctataaataataaattagcaaTATCCGTCGTTTcattatttactacttggtAAAGGTGTAAAAAACTTGATTCTCCACTTAAACTTGGGGGTTTTTGTCATGTACCGGCACCTTTTTTCACGgtattttaatgtttcaaaagcAATTAGGTGAAGCAATATTCACACGTACATAATGTATTATATCCAACTAGCTTGACCAACATAATCATAATTGATATGTGTAAatggggttcggtgattattagtcatatgtaaaccagtcacaggacaaccggtcactctagatcggtcacatgtgatcacccgtcacactaaaactggtcactcGTCAcccgtcacgagaaaactggtcacacccaaaaatttaaaattggtcgaatt
This genomic interval from Arctopsyche grandis isolate Sample6627 chromosome 8, ASM5162203v2, whole genome shotgun sequence contains the following:
- the LOC143915606 gene encoding transmembrane protein 164; the protein is MFEWAYGGVNRSVPRNVGPECAYFLTPTRQITETIIVVSICLALAIKSYKYLRIPEVQPFVRKDRVGKRLLLVIMTLLWGMEIGFKFSSRTVIYVLNPCHVTTAIQIFLLAAPPSKLATALFRVHINLFNGPLLAFMFPETDSRLIGAEAALYWIQHGMMLVIPYYLLRLGGVYNVAPLTDFSWEIFSYSINLLYHFIVLQGFAIPAQVNLNHMLCPAIKDPFDGQWYRVASCFHQGILCPLLCKIFCVLATFFLTKFSLTKVKHSLEADMSLIKNPILGDESICLSCKKSIGIHSNDNNLSSKKLEHAE